The DNA segment TCTCCAATTATTTTGGGATTGATATTCTTTCCATTAAAGGACGGAGCAGTATCCAAATGAGCTATAAAGCCTATTGTTGGAATATCTTTCTCTGTATTTTTTTTTAAGGTAGCTGTTACATAGGAATGAAAGTTTACCTTTATATCCTCAAGTCCTAGCTCTTTTAAATCTTTTTTTATTATTGTAGCAAGTATAAACTGACCATCTGTACTTGGACAATTTATATTGTTTTCATTTGAAGTTGTATCAATTTTAATATATTCTAAAAATTTATTTAGTAAAAAGCTCATCTTTCTCTCCTTTAAATTGTCTGAATTTTTAATTTTATTATAGACCTATTAATTTATTTTGTAAATATTTTTTTTTGTTGTATATGCAACGTATTTCTTTATGATTTAATGTTAAAATGATTTCATAAATAAGAAAACTATTAGGAGGTAATTTATATGAAAAAAATAAATAAAGATATGATAATTGGTGACATTATAAGAGAAAACAATGATTTAATGGATACTTTTTCTGAAAACGGAATGTACTGCGTTGGTTGTCCTTCTGCTCAAATGGAATCTATAGAAGATGCTTGTGCTGTTCATGGCTTAGATGTTAATAAATTAGTTGACGCCCTTAATAAAAAGAGAGGAGAATAATTATGAGTGCAATGTTAGGACCTATACACCACTGGTTGTATAATAAAATTTTATTTCAAGAAAGTATAACACAACTTATAATAGATAATCAAAAGGATAATTGGAACAAAAATTTAAATGATGAATTAATTTCAAATTGTGGAGAAATTAAAAATGTTCCCTTGGAAGATGTAATTGATGTTTCTAATATACATCAATCTCTTCAAAATAAAATAATAATAGTTGAAAAAAGACTTGCTTTTGTTGTTACAAAACTACTAGAAAATGACAATATAAAAATTACAGATATTTTAAAGGATTTAAATTTAAATTACACATTGGAAAATACTAATACACCTAAAGAAATATATAATGAATTGGAAAAAATATTTTTAAATGGTATGCCTTGTGACAGAGTCTTAGCTCTTATTGAAGACAGTGAAAATAAATTTGTCTTCACTGAAAAAATAAACATTCATGAACAATATTGGAATGGTTTTTCAGGAGATTCTAAAAATTACTATTTAATTAAAAATAAAATTATTGAAAATCTATTGAAAGACACAAATTTTTGTTACGAAGTAATTGATAATGAAAATATAATTAGGAGAAAATAATAATATGTATGGAATAGATTTATTAGTTGAAGAGCATAACAATATTCTTAGAATGAAAACTGCCATTAGAAAAATATGTTTAGGTATTTTAGAAGGAAATGATTTAGATATAGAAAAATTTGAAAAAATTATTGAATTTGGAAAAAATTATGCTGATAAACATCATCACCAAAAGGAAGAAAGAATACTATTTAAAGTAATGATGGAAAAATTAGGTCCTGTGGCTAATACATTAATTAAAAATGGAATGTTAGTTGAGCATGACTTGGGAAGATTACATATGATGCAATTAGTGGAAGCAGTTAAACAATATAAATTAGATCCTAAAACTGAATACAAAATGGATATTATTTTTAATTCCCTTGCATATGGTGATCTATTACAAAGACACATTGATAAAGAAAATTTAGCTGCCTACAGTTATGCTGAAAGAACTCTATCACAAGAAGATAAAAATTTCATTGATAAGGAAACTAAAATTTCAGAAGATGAAGCAACTAAAAATGGTTTTCAAAAAAAATATCTAGGAATATTAGAAGAAATAGAAAATTAAAATTACATTTTACATCCTTTTCCTTTTAAAAAAATTTAAAATATAGTATTATTAAATAAACTATTAAATTTTAAATTGGAGATGTAATTATGACAAAAATTTTTGCACATAGGGGATTCAAGGGATATTATCCTGAGAATACCCTTTTGGCTTTTAAGAAGGCTATAGATATTGGAGTTGATGGAATAGAATTAGATGTACAACTAACAAAGGATAATGTAGTTGTTATTATTCATGATGAAACAATTGATAGAACTACAAATGGACATGGCTTTGTTGCTAACTTTGATTATAAAGAGTTATCTGCATTTAATGCTTCAGCTAATTTCTTTAAATACGGCTTTAATTCTATACCTACCTTTGAAGAATATTGTAATTTAGTAAAAGATACAGATATCATTACAAATATTGAACTTAAAACAGGGAAAAATGAATATAGAGGTATTGAAGAAAAGGTTTTTAACCTTATAAAAAAATATAATTTAGAAAAGAAAGTTATTATTTCTAGTTTCAATCATTATTCTATATTAAGAATGAAAAAAATTGCCCCCCTTCTAAAATATGGATTCCTTTCTGATACTTGGATAGTTGATGCTGGAAAATATACTAAAAACTTAGGAGTTCAGTGTTACCATCCTTGTTATGAAAGTATGACTGAAGATATTGTGAAAAATATAAAAAATGAAGGTATTGAAATTAATGTTTATACTGTTAATGATGAAAAAAATATTAGGGATATGTTTAATAAAAAAATTGATATTATTATTGGAAACTATCCTGATTTAGCTTTAAAGATAAGAGATGAATACCTGGAAAAAGGAGATACTAATGACTAACTTTAACAAAGTTATAGATAGAAAAAAGACAAATTCAATGAAATGGGATTTTATTGATCTTGTTTATCCTGATATAAATCATGAAGTTTTACCCTTATGGATTGCTGATATGGATTTTCAATGTTCCAATGAAATTACAAAAGCTTTAACCAAAAGGGTTAATCATAAAATTTTTGGTTATAGTTTTTTTGATCAAGAATATTATGATATTTTGATAAAATGGTTTAAAGAAAATTATTCTTATAATATTGAGAAAAAAAACATAAATTATAGTCCCGGAGTTGTCCCAGCTTTAGCTATTCTTATTAAAATATTAACTGAAGAAGGAGATGGAGTAATAATTCAACCTCCTGTTTATGGACCCTTTCAAAGCACTATCCTTAGTAACAAAAGAAAAGTTGTTAAGAATCATTTAATTAATAACAAGGGTCATTATTCTATAGATTTTAAAGATTTAGAAATAAAAATAAAAAATTCTAATAATAAATTACTTATTCTTTGTAGTCCTCACAATCCTGTTGGAAGAGTTTGGACAAAGGAAGAATTGGAAAAAATTGTAAATATTTGCACTGAAAATGATATTTTCATTATAGCAGATGAAATACATTGTGATATAATTAGAAATAATGTAAACTTCACTTCTATGGGAACTTTCAAAAAAAATATTAAAGAAAAATTAATAATATGTACTTCCCCTAGTAAATCTTTTAATCTAGCAGGACTTCAGTTGTCTAATATAATTATATTCTCAAATAAAATAAAGAAAAAATGGACTGAAGAAGTTGTTTCTAAAATGCATATGGGGTTACCTTCTCCATTTGCTATAACAGCAACAAAGGCTGCATACTCAAAAAGCAAACCTTGGCTTACTAAAGTCAATAGCTATATAGATGATAATTTAAAATTCTTAGAAGAATATTTAAATGAACACTTACCTAAAATTAAATATATTATTCCTGAAGGAACTTACTTGGCTTGGCTTGATTTTAGTGAATATAATCTATCTGATGATGAAATTATTCATAGAATGTTAAATAAAGGAAAAGTTGCCTTTAATAAGGGAGTTTTATTTGGAAAAGATGGGAAACAATATCAAAGAATTAATGTAGCTTGTTCTAGAGAAATTTTAAATGAGGCTTTAATTAGAATAGAACTTGCTTTAAAATAAGGGGACTTCCCCTTATTTTTATTTGACAAAGAAACTATTTAATGGTAATATTGTTTAACCCCCTATATGGGGGGGTACAAATAAAGTTGAGGTGATGGCTATGTTACAAAAACTAAAAACGGCTTTTAACCATTTTTTAGAAAAAATTGCAGTTGAAAACAAAAAAACCTTTGGAGATCAAAAACTAGATTGTTGTTCTATAAACAAAGGACAGAAAAATAAAAAAATAAGATAAAATAAAAACATCTAAGTTAAATCTTAGATGTTTTTATTTTCATGCTTCTTATTAAATCTTTATCTTCCTTAGTTACTCTAAAAGACTCTGTTATTTTTTGCAGAGCTTTATTGTATGTCCAAGTGTCTAAATTATATTTTTCCTCTTGAAGAAATTTCAATGTTTCTTCTCTTTTTTTTATAAACATAATTGATATTAACCAAGCAAGGGCCATTTTAACATAATAATGTTCATTTTTAACTTTCTTACAAATTTCTATTAATTCATATATATATTCATGGTCAATATAGTAATTTAAAAGGGAAACTAATAACACTCTCACTTCCCATGGATTATGAGAATCCATATATCCAGTAATTAATTTAAAATATTCCTTTCTATTTTTTTTAATAATTTTTAAATTTGAAATAGCACTATCACAGATTGCCCAGTTATCAACATCATTTTTAAAAAATTCTTCTATATATTTTTCAAGATTATTATAATCTTCTTTCACATAACCAATTACAAGACCTCTTATTAACTTTTCTTCATATGTATTATTTCTTTTTTCATTTAAGAAGTTTTTCCAGTTATTCTTAGCTATTTCCTGTGCTATTTTTTTCATAGGAGGAATTTTTAATCCTATTATTTCTTCCCTTGGGACATTTATAATTTTTCTGTGCCTTTCAAACTGAGTTTCATCTTTATATTTTTCATCTATTAAATTGAAAAGTTCCTTATAAAACTCATTGTAATTTCCATTATATATCATTAATCCTCCTCTAGTATTCCAATGGCTCTCACAGGTGCTCCATCGCTGTTTTTAAATTTTAGTGGTAACGCCACAAAAGTAAACAAACCCTCTCCTATTTCATCTATAATCTTATCTAGATTACTTAAATTTTCTATGTTTATTATATCATTATTTTCAAATAATCTTTTGTGTAAATCTAAATTTTCATTTTCCAACCTATCTAGACCAATAACATCAAAACCAATTCCCTTTTTATTGTGAACATTTATAAGGTCAATTAACTCTTTACTAGGAACAGGATAATCTGTTAAAAATTCTTTTTTCCCATATTTTTTATCCAAGCCATTATAAAATAATATAAAATCTGCTTTTTTAAAACTCTCCTTATTTATATCTTTTATTTTAATATCTTCCTTTGGATTTATTTTTCTAGTATCCACAACAAAAGCTTTTCCTATAAATGAATCCACAGAAAATTCATCTAGGGATTTTCCCTTTGAAAATATATGTCTTGGAGCATCTACGTGGGTACCTGTATGGGATAATATAGTTAGCATACTTTCATTGAATCCATCCTTTTCAACAGTACTTGTTTTTTCTATTTTAGGTAATGATGATCCTGGAAAAACAGATATATTTTCACATATCCCATGAGTCAAATCTATTATTTTCATTTTCCTTCTCCTTTTTATTAAAATCTTTAAAATATCCATTTAATCCTTTTTCTAAATTTTCTATTTTAAATATGGAATTTATAGAAAGATTTTCTTTAACAAATGTACTTTTGCTCATTTTTTCCAAAGCTTCTTGTACTTTCCTTTTTCCTAGTTTATCACATGCCTTAATAATGATCTTATTGTTATTTGTAACTTTATCATACCTAGGTAATCCCAATACATTATAATAAAAAAGTATTTCATATACAATGGTTTTTTCAGATTCAGTTAATTCATTATTTTTTCTATCTTCGTATAAAAATATATATCTTTTTGTAACATGAATAATTCTTCTAATTGTTTTTTTATTATTATTAGGATCTTTAATAAGTTTAACTGTTATATATCCTAATTTTCTTAATTTAGTTATGGAACTTATACAGGTTCTTCTTGAATAACCTGTTAATTCCATAAAATAAGCGTTAGATGCAAAACATCCATTATCATTATCCAAAGATTCAATTATAAAATATATAATCTTCTCACTCATTTTCAATTTAGTTTCTTTAAAAACCTTTAAAAAAGGTAAAAATTTATAACTATATTCCATTCATATTCATCTCCTTTTAATTTAATTATATGTTTTTAATATATTTATATTTTAATACTATTGTTTCTTAAACACCTTACTTAATTTTTAATAAAGAGATAAGAAAGGTATAATATTAGATAAAGTTGTTAAGTATTATAATATTATGGGTGCAAATTTTATACTAGGGGTCGTGCAAAAAGTATACTATCCCCATGCAAATTTTATACTATTATTACTTACAATAATTATATTACATTTTAAATAATTTTTTATTTTTTTATTGACTTTTTTTTATTCAGTGTTATAATACATACATTGTATTTATTATATTCTGTTTTGGAATATATTTTGTATATGAAGTGATCTTTTATTAGTTGGAGGTAATTATATGGAAACAATGAATTTAAATTTTGTAGAATCTATTAAAAATATTGATATGCTAGTTAATGGTTTAACTGAAAAAATGGTTGAATTAAAAGAACAGTATCGAGAGCTTCAACAACAAAAAGAGATCACGTTAAAATTAAGTAATGTGGAAAATATTAAAATTAATACTATTGTTGCCAAAGGAGGATCTTATAAACCCTATTCTTTAGATACCTATAAAGAAATTTCTCCTTTACATGTTGATAAATATTTAGTTACACAAAAATTATGGTTTTCAATAATGAAAACAGCTCCAAGTAACTTTATAGGAAAGGATCTTCCTGTTGAAACAGTATCTTGGATGGATGCTTTAAAATTCTGTAATAAATTAAGTATAAAAGAAGGATATAAAGAAGTTTATAAAATAGAAAATAATAAACTTACAAAAATTATACTAGAAGATGGCAAAGAAGTTGATCCTTGTATAGCAGATTTTTCAAAAACCAAAGGTTATAGATTACCAACAGAAGTTGAATGGGAATGGTTTGCAAGGGGTGGACAAAAGGGAATAGAAAAGGGAAGCTTTAACAGTAAATTTGCTGGATCTGATAATGTTAAAGATATTGCCTGGTCATCCTCTGATTCAAATTCAAAAACTCACAATGTTGGATTAAAAGCTCCAAATGAATTGGGATTATATGATGTTTCTGGAAATGTTTGGGAGTGGTGTTTTGACTCAAATCATAGCACTGATAGAAGCTCTCATGAAACTTCAACACTGGAAAAAAATACATTTATGTATACTCAATCAGAAGATGATAGAGTTATAAGGGGAGGATCTTGGTTTAATAGGGGAGAATTTATGAATTTAATTCATAAATATCATTTTGGAAATAATGATAAAGATTCTAGTATAGGATTTAGAGTTTGTAGAACATACTAAGAAAATAAAAAAGCTACTACAAAATGTAGTAGCTTTTTCTTATGAATGCTTTTCTTTAATCATTCCTTTTCTATAAGCTCTTAATAATTCATACAAATCATTAATCTGAACTTGAATTTTTTCACCTATATCTGTATCTTTTACTTTTTTTCTTTCTAAAACTCTTTTAACTATTCTTGTTGAAGAATGAATATCCAAGCATTCTGCTATTGCTCTAGATACATCTTTAAAGGGTTGATGAGAAACTATTTTTAAACCATAAGAATTATAAATTAAAGTATATCCTGCAAGTCCTGTTTCCCTTTGATAAGGTTTTGAGAACCCACCATCTATAACTATTAATCTTCC comes from the Fusobacterium sp. IOR10 genome and includes:
- a CDS encoding DUF1858 domain-containing protein, with product MKKINKDMIIGDIIRENNDLMDTFSENGMYCVGCPSAQMESIEDACAVHGLDVNKLVDALNKKRGE
- a CDS encoding hemerythrin domain-containing protein, which gives rise to MYGIDLLVEEHNNILRMKTAIRKICLGILEGNDLDIEKFEKIIEFGKNYADKHHHQKEERILFKVMMEKLGPVANTLIKNGMLVEHDLGRLHMMQLVEAVKQYKLDPKTEYKMDIIFNSLAYGDLLQRHIDKENLAAYSYAERTLSQEDKNFIDKETKISEDEATKNGFQKKYLGILEEIEN
- a CDS encoding glycerophosphodiester phosphodiesterase, whose product is MTKIFAHRGFKGYYPENTLLAFKKAIDIGVDGIELDVQLTKDNVVVIIHDETIDRTTNGHGFVANFDYKELSAFNASANFFKYGFNSIPTFEEYCNLVKDTDIITNIELKTGKNEYRGIEEKVFNLIKKYNLEKKVIISSFNHYSILRMKKIAPLLKYGFLSDTWIVDAGKYTKNLGVQCYHPCYESMTEDIVKNIKNEGIEINVYTVNDEKNIRDMFNKKIDIIIGNYPDLALKIRDEYLEKGDTND
- a CDS encoding MalY/PatB family protein, which translates into the protein MTNFNKVIDRKKTNSMKWDFIDLVYPDINHEVLPLWIADMDFQCSNEITKALTKRVNHKIFGYSFFDQEYYDILIKWFKENYSYNIEKKNINYSPGVVPALAILIKILTEEGDGVIIQPPVYGPFQSTILSNKRKVVKNHLINNKGHYSIDFKDLEIKIKNSNNKLLILCSPHNPVGRVWTKEELEKIVNICTENDIFIIADEIHCDIIRNNVNFTSMGTFKKNIKEKLIICTSPSKSFNLAGLQLSNIIIFSNKIKKKWTEEVVSKMHMGLPSPFAITATKAAYSKSKPWLTKVNSYIDDNLKFLEEYLNEHLPKIKYIIPEGTYLAWLDFSEYNLSDDEIIHRMLNKGKVAFNKGVLFGKDGKQYQRINVACSREILNEALIRIELALK
- a CDS encoding LDCC motif putative metal-binding protein, translating into MLQKLKTAFNHFLEKIAVENKKTFGDQKLDCCSINKGQKNKKIR
- a CDS encoding DNA alkylation repair protein, with the translated sequence MIYNGNYNEFYKELFNLIDEKYKDETQFERHRKIINVPREEIIGLKIPPMKKIAQEIAKNNWKNFLNEKRNNTYEEKLIRGLVIGYVKEDYNNLEKYIEEFFKNDVDNWAICDSAISNLKIIKKNRKEYFKLITGYMDSHNPWEVRVLLVSLLNYYIDHEYIYELIEICKKVKNEHYYVKMALAWLISIMFIKKREETLKFLQEEKYNLDTWTYNKALQKITESFRVTKEDKDLIRSMKIKTSKI
- a CDS encoding cyclase family protein; translated protein: MKIIDLTHGICENISVFPGSSLPKIEKTSTVEKDGFNESMLTILSHTGTHVDAPRHIFSKGKSLDEFSVDSFIGKAFVVDTRKINPKEDIKIKDINKESFKKADFILFYNGLDKKYGKKEFLTDYPVPSKELIDLINVHNKKGIGFDVIGLDRLENENLDLHKRLFENNDIINIENLSNLDKIIDEIGEGLFTFVALPLKFKNSDGAPVRAIGILEED
- a CDS encoding helix-turn-helix domain-containing protein, coding for MEYSYKFLPFLKVFKETKLKMSEKIIYFIIESLDNDNGCFASNAYFMELTGYSRRTCISSITKLRKLGYITVKLIKDPNNNKKTIRRIIHVTKRYIFLYEDRKNNELTESEKTIVYEILFYYNVLGLPRYDKVTNNNKIIIKACDKLGKRKVQEALEKMSKSTFVKENLSINSIFKIENLEKGLNGYFKDFNKKEKENENNRFDSWDM
- a CDS encoding SUMF1/EgtB/PvdO family nonheme iron enzyme — translated: METMNLNFVESIKNIDMLVNGLTEKMVELKEQYRELQQQKEITLKLSNVENIKINTIVAKGGSYKPYSLDTYKEISPLHVDKYLVTQKLWFSIMKTAPSNFIGKDLPVETVSWMDALKFCNKLSIKEGYKEVYKIENNKLTKIILEDGKEVDPCIADFSKTKGYRLPTEVEWEWFARGGQKGIEKGSFNSKFAGSDNVKDIAWSSSDSNSKTHNVGLKAPNELGLYDVSGNVWEWCFDSNHSTDRSSHETSTLEKNTFMYTQSEDDRVIRGGSWFNRGEFMNLIHKYHFGNNDKDSSIGFRVCRTY